The Candidatus Baltobacteraceae bacterium genome includes a region encoding these proteins:
- a CDS encoding GNAT family N-acetyltransferase — protein sequence MKLQEIPAASYAERVLPQTAELWANGRSHDAYIAQTLEIAGSTYGKRSYRTFGLYDGERLLASFKRYDRVVRLENQRLHAVGIGAVFTPPPERGRGFASAMLALALDEARSAGVDFAYLFSDIHPQFYKAIGFVELPSRSISVRSDALDGGRIEVTAAGDRDWTGVRKCFEEQAQRRAWGFERSPIVWDWVRMRIRHGSEHATGAPTNLVVHRNRRVVAYVLGQREPVRDCYVVDEFGFADDDAKAMIPRLLRGAAGDLRRITGWLPPEITRDLLPRGSVRKRTDAIWMAAPLTTPGATFVRLAQVPAASDGVWSTDHI from the coding sequence GTGAAACTACAGGAGATCCCGGCCGCTTCCTACGCGGAGCGCGTTTTGCCGCAGACGGCGGAGTTGTGGGCGAACGGGCGCAGTCACGACGCGTACATCGCGCAAACGCTCGAGATTGCCGGCTCGACATACGGCAAGCGCTCGTACCGAACGTTTGGGTTGTACGATGGCGAACGGCTGCTGGCATCCTTCAAGCGGTACGATCGCGTCGTACGCTTGGAGAATCAGCGGTTACACGCCGTCGGCATCGGTGCGGTCTTCACGCCCCCGCCCGAACGCGGCCGGGGTTTCGCGAGCGCGATGCTCGCGCTCGCGCTCGACGAGGCCCGGTCGGCGGGAGTAGACTTCGCCTATCTCTTTTCCGATATTCATCCGCAATTCTATAAGGCGATCGGATTCGTCGAGCTTCCATCGCGCTCGATATCCGTTCGTTCCGACGCTCTCGACGGCGGCCGGATCGAGGTAACCGCCGCCGGAGATCGGGATTGGACGGGCGTGCGCAAGTGTTTCGAGGAGCAAGCGCAGCGCCGTGCGTGGGGTTTCGAACGTTCGCCGATCGTGTGGGATTGGGTTCGAATGCGTATTCGACACGGATCCGAGCATGCCACCGGAGCGCCGACCAATCTCGTCGTTCATCGTAACCGCCGCGTCGTCGCTTACGTGCTCGGGCAACGCGAACCGGTTCGCGATTGCTACGTCGTCGATGAGTTCGGATTTGCCGACGACGACGCAAAAGCGATGATCCCGCGCTTGCTGCGCGGCGCCGCGGGCGATTTGCGGCGCATCACCGGCTGGCTGCCTCCCGAAATAACGCGCGACCTGCTCCCGCGTGGATCCGTCCGCAAGCGAACCGACGCGATTTGGATGGCGGCACCGCTTACAACGCCCGGTGCCACCTTCGTGCGCCTAGCCCAAGTGCCGGCCGCAAGCGACGGCGTTTGGAGCACGGACCACATCTAG